The Streptomyces sp. DH-12 genome has a window encoding:
- a CDS encoding LysR family transcriptional regulator — protein MLNLDRLRTLDALARHGSVSGAAEGLHITTSAVSQQMAKLEREVGQRLLAKHGRGVRLTDAGRLLAEHAARILSQVELAQADLEAQRGQVAGELRMSAFPTAARGLFPLALADLRQRHPALRVRSRELEPENGIRDVVRGDLDLAVVLDWYNKPMPLPDGLVRALLLDDPADVALPAGHPLAGRAEIDLAELAEDEWITWGEGEFCHEWLMFTLRSRGVEPIVAHRAAESHTQLNLVAAGLGVCVAPLLGRDPLPGGVVTVPLRQRVRRHVFVVWRADADRRPSIRAAVRALRAAGERFGGAPGEGVLRDTVPEDAARVRTPEDAAPVRTGATAS, from the coding sequence ATGTTGAACCTGGATCGCCTGCGCACCCTCGACGCCCTCGCCCGGCACGGCTCGGTCAGCGGCGCGGCGGAGGGGCTGCACATCACCACCTCGGCCGTCTCCCAGCAAATGGCCAAGCTGGAACGCGAGGTCGGCCAGCGGCTCCTCGCCAAGCACGGGCGCGGTGTGCGGCTCACGGACGCGGGCCGGCTGCTCGCCGAGCACGCCGCGCGCATCCTGTCCCAGGTGGAACTGGCCCAGGCCGACCTGGAGGCGCAGCGCGGTCAGGTCGCGGGCGAACTGCGGATGTCCGCCTTCCCGACCGCCGCCCGCGGACTGTTCCCGCTCGCGCTCGCCGACCTGCGGCAACGGCATCCGGCCCTGCGGGTGCGGTCGCGGGAGCTGGAACCCGAGAACGGCATCCGGGACGTGGTCCGCGGCGACCTCGACCTCGCGGTGGTGCTCGACTGGTACAACAAGCCGATGCCGCTGCCCGACGGGCTGGTCAGGGCCCTGCTGCTGGACGACCCGGCCGACGTCGCCCTGCCCGCCGGCCATCCGCTCGCGGGCCGTGCGGAGATCGACCTCGCCGAGCTGGCCGAGGACGAGTGGATCACCTGGGGCGAGGGCGAGTTCTGCCACGAGTGGCTGATGTTCACCCTGCGCTCCAGGGGCGTCGAACCGATCGTCGCCCACCGCGCCGCCGAGAGCCACACCCAGCTCAACCTGGTCGCGGCGGGGCTCGGGGTGTGCGTCGCGCCGCTGCTGGGCCGCGACCCGCTGCCCGGCGGGGTGGTGACCGTGCCGCTGCGGCAGCGCGTCCGGCGGCACGTGTTCGTCGTCTGGCGCGCCGACGCCGACCGCCGCCCGTCGATCCGCGCGGCGGTACGGGCGCTGCGGGCGGCGGGGGAGCGCTTCGGGGGCGCCCCCGGGGAGGGCGTCCTCCGGGACACCGTCCCGGAGGACGCCGCGCGGGTCAGGACACCGGAGGACGCCGCGCCGGTCAGGACAGGTGCGACAGCTTCCTGA